One Natrinema marinum genomic window carries:
- a CDS encoding cation:proton antiporter, with protein MEALNIALVTIGTLTLVLSLVSGLLQDRAYLPSEPMAAATLGVVLGPIGLNLLHLEGFDDPFLVLEQFARITVGLAVMAAALRLPSGYVSDNDRGMAAVLVPGMVAKWLVSSALVYALVGVPVWIALLIGAVVTPTDPVLAGTIVTGNAAERYIPESIRNLLTAESGANDGLAYPLVFLPLLVLQHPLDRALTDWALGALLWGVGAAVAIGAAVGATAGWIERQSSEHAFLEESSLLSVTVAFTFAVLGGVKLLGSDGILAVFVAGLLFNRFAESTDEIDEQKVQETVLRLFTFPIFVLFGLVIPWKQWLELGWSGVALAASILLLRRTPMMLVFDRFVDDVDARGAVFAGWFGPIGIAAIFYATVAHRVLGTEIVWSVTSLVVASSILVHGLTATPLTKLYGHAMDENHRQSEDTDRSDSSSAFADG; from the coding sequence ATGGAAGCGCTGAACATCGCATTGGTCACGATCGGGACGCTGACGCTGGTCCTCAGCCTCGTCTCCGGATTGCTCCAGGACAGGGCGTACCTCCCGTCCGAGCCGATGGCAGCGGCGACCCTCGGCGTCGTGCTCGGCCCGATCGGCCTGAACCTCCTCCACCTCGAGGGTTTCGACGACCCGTTTCTCGTCTTAGAACAGTTCGCCCGGATCACGGTTGGGCTCGCCGTCATGGCGGCCGCGCTCAGGCTCCCGAGCGGGTACGTTTCGGACAACGACCGAGGAATGGCGGCGGTCCTCGTCCCGGGAATGGTCGCCAAGTGGCTCGTCAGCAGCGCCCTCGTGTACGCGCTCGTGGGCGTCCCGGTCTGGATCGCACTCCTCATCGGCGCAGTCGTCACGCCCACCGATCCGGTGCTGGCCGGAACGATCGTCACCGGTAACGCCGCAGAGCGGTACATCCCGGAATCGATTCGGAACCTCCTGACCGCCGAATCGGGAGCCAACGACGGCCTTGCGTACCCGCTCGTCTTCCTCCCACTGTTGGTGCTCCAGCATCCGCTCGATCGGGCGCTCACCGATTGGGCGCTCGGAGCGCTCCTCTGGGGGGTCGGCGCGGCCGTCGCCATCGGTGCAGCCGTCGGTGCAACCGCCGGCTGGATCGAGCGCCAATCCAGCGAACACGCCTTCCTCGAGGAGTCGTCGCTGTTGAGCGTCACCGTCGCGTTCACGTTCGCCGTCCTCGGGGGCGTCAAGCTACTCGGCAGCGACGGCATCCTCGCAGTCTTCGTCGCCGGATTGCTGTTCAATCGCTTCGCCGAGTCGACCGACGAGATCGACGAACAGAAGGTCCAAGAGACGGTGCTCCGCCTGTTCACCTTCCCGATCTTCGTCCTCTTCGGGCTGGTGATTCCCTGGAAGCAGTGGCTCGAGCTCGGGTGGTCGGGTGTGGCGCTCGCGGCCAGCATTCTCCTCCTGCGACGCACGCCGATGATGCTCGTGTTCGACCGGTTCGTCGACGATGTCGACGCCCGCGGCGCGGTCTTCGCGGGCTGGTTCGGCCCGATCGGCATCGCGGCCATCTTCTACGCGACCGTCGCCCACCGCGTTCTGGGCACCGAGATCGTCTGGAGCGTGACCAGCCTCGTCGTCGCGAGTTCGATCCTCGTCCACGGCCTCACGGCGACGCCGCTGACGAAGCTGTACGGCCACGCGATGGACGAAAACCACCGCCAATCGGAGGATACCGACCGCTCCGACTCGTCGTCCGCGTTCGCCGACGGGTGA
- a CDS encoding 50S ribosomal protein L18, protein MATGPRYKVPMRRRREVRTDYHQRLRLLKSGKPRLVARKSNKHTTAQLITPGPQGDETLASAHSSDLAEYGWDAPTSNISAAYLTGLLAGTRAVEAGLEEAVLDIGLNTATPGNKVFAVQEGAIDAGLEIPHNDSVLADWSRTRGEHIAEYAEQLDESLYSGEFDATELPEHFDEVREAILE, encoded by the coding sequence ATGGCGACAGGACCACGATACAAAGTACCGATGCGGCGTCGCCGTGAGGTCCGGACGGACTACCACCAGAGGTTGCGCCTGCTGAAATCGGGCAAGCCCCGCCTCGTCGCTCGCAAGAGCAACAAGCACACTACGGCGCAGCTGATCACTCCCGGACCACAGGGCGACGAGACGCTCGCGAGCGCACACTCGAGCGATCTCGCAGAGTACGGCTGGGACGCTCCCACGAGCAACATCTCCGCGGCGTACCTGACCGGCCTGCTGGCCGGCACACGAGCCGTCGAGGCTGGTCTCGAGGAAGCGGTCCTCGACATCGGCCTCAACACGGCCACGCCCGGCAACAAGGTGTTCGCGGTGCAGGAAGGGGCCATCGACGCCGGCCTCGAGATCCCGCACAACGACAGCGTGCTGGCTGACTGGTCGCGTACCCGCGGCGAACACATCGCCGAGTACGCCGAACAGTTAGACGAGTCGCTGTACAGCGGCGAGTTCGACGCGACCGAACTACCCGAACACTTCGACGAGGTACGAGAGGCGATTCTCGAATGA
- a CDS encoding cytochrome C oxidase subunit IV family protein has product MASLRTYGLIYVALILLATGKFVFFHFDGIFTYGMAIGGTMILAITKTSLIAGYFQHLKDEPRSITYLMLTAVFMVFLLTLAAGYSIQ; this is encoded by the coding sequence ATGGCGAGCCTTCGGACGTACGGCCTGATTTACGTGGCACTGATACTGCTAGCGACGGGGAAGTTCGTCTTCTTCCACTTCGACGGGATCTTCACCTATGGGATGGCCATCGGCGGAACGATGATTCTGGCGATCACCAAGACATCGCTCATCGCCGGCTACTTCCAGCACCTGAAAGACGAGCCCCGCTCGATCACTTACCTGATGCTCACCGCGGTGTTCATGGTCTTCCTGCTGACCCTCGCCGCGGGTTACTCGATCCAGTAA
- a CDS encoding 50S ribosomal protein L6, with protein MRVELEIPENVTVEVDRFDVTVEGPEGSVTRRLWYPDVIVEVDDDQVVIESDAEDAKTNSTVGTFESHITNAFHGVTAGWEYEMEVFYSHFPMQVRVEGEEVVIENFLGEKAPRRTTIHGDTEVSVDDEQLVLSGPNKDHVGQTAADIEQLTKVSGKDTRIFQDGVYITNKPAKGGV; from the coding sequence ATGCGAGTCGAACTGGAAATTCCCGAAAACGTAACCGTCGAGGTCGATCGGTTCGACGTGACCGTCGAAGGGCCGGAAGGCAGCGTTACGCGCCGCCTCTGGTACCCCGACGTGATCGTCGAGGTCGACGACGACCAGGTGGTCATCGAAAGCGACGCCGAGGACGCGAAGACGAACTCGACCGTCGGCACCTTCGAGAGCCACATCACCAATGCCTTCCACGGCGTGACCGCGGGCTGGGAGTACGAGATGGAGGTCTTCTACTCTCACTTCCCGATGCAGGTCCGCGTGGAGGGTGAGGAAGTCGTCATCGAGAACTTCCTCGGCGAAAAGGCACCGCGACGAACGACTATCCACGGTGACACCGAGGTCAGCGTCGACGACGAGCAGCTCGTCCTCTCCGGCCCGAACAAAGACCACGTCGGGCAGACGGCAGCTGACATCGAGCAGCTGACCAAGGTCAGCGGCAAGGACACCCGCATCTTCCAGGACGGGGTCTACATCACCAACAAACCCGCCAAAGGAGGTGTCTGA
- the secY gene encoding preprotein translocase subunit SecY, with product MGWKEAAEPVLTRMPAVRRPEGHVPFKRKLMWTAGILMLYFFLTNVTLFGLQSGGANDLFGQFRAILAGSQGSVLQVGIGPIVTASIVLQLLGGANLLGLDTDDPRDQVLYQGLQKVLVVLMVILTGLPMVFAGGFLPAQSSLQLGGLALGQTQVQLLIFAQIFIGGVLILYMDEVVSKWGVGSGIGLFIIAGVSQRLVTGFIQPAAGGFFFDWYRILTGQVEVGSIISGEGLQALLINQGHIIALLTTLLIFGIVVYAESVRVEIPLSHARVKGARGRFPVKLIYASVLPMILVRAVQANVQFMGQILNRQLASMPSWLGVYSQGQPTGGLFYYLAPIYSPRDWMWWTANVAQEWWQVMIRIGIDVTFMVVGGAIFAIFWVETTDMGPESTAKQIQNSGMQIPGFRQNVGVIEKVMERYIPQVTVIGGALVGLLAVWANMLGTIGNVSGTGLLLAVSITYKLYEEIAEEQLMEMHPMMRQMFGNE from the coding sequence ATGGGATGGAAGGAAGCCGCTGAACCGGTCTTGACGCGGATGCCAGCAGTGCGCCGTCCGGAGGGGCACGTCCCCTTCAAGCGCAAGCTAATGTGGACGGCGGGCATCCTCATGTTGTACTTCTTCCTGACGAACGTCACGCTGTTCGGTCTGCAGTCGGGCGGGGCGAACGACCTCTTCGGGCAGTTCCGCGCGATCCTCGCCGGCTCTCAGGGGTCGGTGCTGCAGGTCGGTATCGGACCGATCGTCACCGCGAGCATCGTCTTACAGCTGCTCGGCGGGGCGAACCTGCTCGGGCTCGACACGGACGACCCGCGTGATCAGGTCCTCTATCAGGGTCTCCAGAAAGTGCTGGTCGTCCTGATGGTGATCCTGACCGGACTGCCGATGGTGTTCGCCGGCGGCTTCCTGCCAGCCCAGTCGTCGCTGCAACTCGGGGGACTCGCCCTCGGGCAGACGCAGGTCCAGTTGCTGATCTTCGCCCAGATCTTCATCGGTGGCGTCCTCATCCTCTACATGGACGAGGTCGTCAGCAAATGGGGCGTCGGCAGCGGGATCGGCCTGTTCATCATCGCCGGTGTGAGCCAACGTCTGGTCACCGGGTTCATTCAGCCCGCGGCCGGCGGGTTCTTCTTCGACTGGTACCGCATTCTGACGGGCCAGGTTGAAGTCGGCTCGATCATCTCCGGCGAAGGGCTGCAGGCGCTGCTCATCAACCAGGGGCACATCATCGCCCTGCTGACGACGCTGCTCATCTTCGGGATCGTCGTCTACGCGGAGTCGGTCCGTGTCGAGATCCCGTTGAGCCACGCTCGAGTGAAGGGCGCACGCGGTCGCTTCCCCGTGAAGCTCATTTACGCGAGCGTCCTGCCGATGATCCTCGTTCGCGCAGTGCAGGCGAACGTCCAGTTCATGGGCCAGATTCTGAACCGTCAGCTGGCGAGCATGCCCAGTTGGCTCGGTGTCTACTCACAAGGCCAGCCCACCGGCGGGCTGTTCTACTATCTCGCGCCGATCTACTCGCCGCGGGACTGGATGTGGTGGACGGCGAACGTCGCCCAGGAGTGGTGGCAGGTGATGATCCGCATCGGCATCGACGTCACGTTCATGGTCGTCGGCGGTGCGATCTTCGCCATCTTCTGGGTCGAGACGACGGACATGGGTCCCGAATCGACGGCGAAACAGATCCAGAACTCCGGGATGCAGATCCCCGGCTTCCGACAGAACGTCGGCGTCATCGAGAAGGTCATGGAGCGGTATATCCCGCAGGTGACCGTCATCGGCGGCGCGCTCGTCGGGCTGCTGGCCGTCTGGGCCAACATGCTCGGCACCATCGGGAACGTCTCCGGGACGGGCCTGCTGCTCGCGGTCTCGATCACGTACAAGCTGTACGAGGAGATCGCCGAGGAACAGCTCATGGAGATGCATCCGATGATGCGCCAGATGTTCGGCAACGAGTAA
- a CDS encoding 50S ribosomal protein L32e, which yields MADDNDDPQTLEDISGVGESKAEALREAGFESIEDVKEADQDDLADAEGIGNALAARIKADVGDLEVTEETEAEIEDEGAEEAEEPAEDVETELQPRGLTEKTPDLSENEERLLARRKSEGKPQFNRQDYHKKKRTPESWRRPRGTLSKQRRGVKGKGPKVQAGYRTPTAVRGKHPSGFEEVYVENLDDLEGVDGDREAVRIASAVGARKRERIEEQAEEQGVRVLNPTYEEVEVEADD from the coding sequence ATGGCAGACGACAACGACGACCCACAGACGCTCGAGGACATCAGCGGCGTCGGCGAGAGCAAGGCCGAGGCCCTGCGCGAGGCCGGCTTCGAGTCCATCGAGGACGTCAAGGAAGCCGACCAGGACGACCTGGCCGATGCAGAGGGCATCGGGAACGCGCTCGCGGCCCGCATCAAAGCCGACGTCGGTGACCTCGAGGTCACCGAGGAGACCGAGGCCGAGATCGAGGACGAGGGCGCCGAGGAAGCGGAGGAACCCGCCGAAGACGTCGAGACCGAACTGCAGCCCCGCGGGCTGACCGAGAAGACGCCCGACCTCTCCGAGAACGAGGAGCGACTCCTCGCTCGGCGGAAAAGCGAGGGGAAACCGCAGTTCAACCGGCAGGACTACCACAAGAAAAAGCGGACGCCGGAATCCTGGCGTCGGCCCCGCGGTACGCTGTCCAAGCAGCGCCGCGGCGTCAAGGGCAAGGGCCCGAAAGTCCAGGCCGGCTACCGAACGCCGACGGCCGTCCGAGGCAAACACCCGAGCGGCTTCGAGGAGGTCTACGTCGAAAATCTCGACGACCTCGAGGGCGTCGACGGCGACCGCGAGGCGGTTCGGATCGCCTCGGCGGTCGGTGCGCGCAAGCGCGAACGTATCGAAGAACAGGCCGAGGAACAGGGCGTCCGCGTCCTGAACCCGACCTACGAGGAAGTCGAGGTGGAAGCAGATGACTGA
- a CDS encoding flippase: MSVTERIVDGFKATLGARLVTNVANGLLMLLLARTLLTPDEYGLLFFAIAVIGVAGMFTDLGSARSAARYIAEYKETDDGKIPYILRTSFGYRLVLIAVVTGTMVVGHERIAALLNTPEAATPLLVGGVYLVFQSLNSYGQTLFQGFNRVELSAVLSVVANVTRVVLVVALTLLGFGVVGAMLGYLVGATFAALVGLIFLYRRFYATHDDGGGDKSLRNRMFRYSIPLTASTSASVIDNRIDTVLVGFFLDPLAVSYYVLSKQISEFILVPAGSLGFSVSPTYGEQKANDALEEAARIYESTLQYVLMLYIPAAVGLILVADPAVRLVFGEAYAGAAPVLQLMAVYVVFQGVTNVTTNGLDYLGRASDRAVAKGLTSIANAGLNVLLIPRFGVPGAAFATVVTFGIYTAVNVVVMYREVAFDYVRVARSVALVSLVAAGMGAAVLVLVPYVSTIATLAGVIALGVCIWGVMVTVSGLVDPRETLALLT; encoded by the coding sequence ATGTCGGTCACTGAGCGGATCGTCGACGGCTTCAAGGCGACGCTGGGGGCGCGACTCGTCACCAACGTCGCCAACGGGCTGTTGATGCTGTTGCTCGCGCGGACGCTGCTCACGCCAGACGAGTACGGACTGCTGTTCTTCGCGATCGCGGTCATCGGCGTTGCGGGCATGTTCACCGACCTCGGCAGCGCTCGTTCCGCCGCGCGCTACATCGCCGAGTACAAGGAGACCGACGACGGGAAAATCCCCTACATTCTCCGAACGTCGTTCGGCTACCGACTGGTGTTGATCGCGGTCGTCACCGGGACGATGGTGGTCGGCCACGAGCGGATTGCAGCCCTGCTCAATACGCCCGAAGCGGCGACACCCCTGCTCGTCGGCGGCGTCTACCTCGTCTTTCAGTCGCTGAACTCCTACGGGCAGACGCTCTTTCAGGGGTTCAACCGGGTCGAACTCAGCGCGGTCCTCAGCGTCGTCGCCAACGTCACGCGCGTCGTCCTCGTCGTCGCCCTGACCCTTCTCGGGTTCGGCGTCGTCGGTGCCATGCTCGGCTATCTGGTCGGCGCGACCTTCGCAGCGCTCGTCGGGCTGATCTTCCTCTACCGGCGGTTCTACGCGACCCACGACGACGGCGGCGGCGACAAATCGCTCCGCAACCGGATGTTCCGGTACAGTATCCCCTTGACCGCCTCAACCAGCGCCAGCGTCATCGACAATCGGATCGACACGGTGCTCGTCGGCTTCTTCCTCGATCCCCTCGCGGTGAGCTACTACGTCCTCAGCAAGCAGATATCCGAGTTCATCCTCGTTCCCGCCGGCTCGCTCGGTTTCTCCGTCTCGCCGACCTACGGCGAGCAGAAGGCCAACGACGCGCTCGAGGAGGCCGCCCGGATCTACGAGTCGACGCTACAGTACGTCCTCATGCTCTACATCCCCGCGGCCGTCGGCCTGATCCTCGTCGCCGATCCGGCCGTCCGGCTGGTGTTCGGCGAGGCGTACGCCGGCGCCGCCCCCGTCCTCCAGTTGATGGCGGTCTACGTCGTCTTTCAGGGCGTCACCAACGTGACAACCAACGGTCTCGACTACCTGGGCCGGGCGTCCGACCGGGCGGTCGCCAAGGGCCTCACCTCCATCGCCAACGCCGGTCTCAACGTACTCTTGATCCCCCGCTTTGGCGTTCCGGGCGCGGCGTTCGCGACGGTCGTCACCTTCGGCATCTACACGGCGGTCAACGTCGTCGTGATGTATCGCGAGGTCGCCTTCGACTACGTCCGGGTCGCCCGCTCGGTGGCGCTCGTCTCCCTGGTCGCCGCGGGTATGGGCGCTGCCGTGCTCGTCCTCGTTCCCTACGTGTCGACGATCGCCACTCTCGCCGGCGTGATCGCGCTCGGCGTCTGCATCTGGGGCGTCATGGTCACGGTCAGCGGCTTGGTCGACCCCCGCGAGACGCTCGCGTTGCTAACCTGA
- a CDS encoding 30S ribosomal protein S5 → MSGNNYNDSGWEPVTRLGRMVQEGEIDDMETALNSGLPLKEPELVDQLLPGLEDEVLDINMVQRMTDSGRRVKFRCVVAVGNRDGFIGYAEGRDDQVGSAIQKAIGIAKLNMIQVPRGSGSWEDRSDRPHSLTRRTTGKAGSVEVEVIPAPEGLGLAASDTVRHVLELAGIENAWTKSHGNTRTTVNLAKATFNALENASQSRRPRRNRGSEGAEVSE, encoded by the coding sequence ATGAGTGGAAACAACTACAACGACAGTGGATGGGAACCCGTCACCCGTCTCGGTCGGATGGTCCAAGAGGGCGAGATCGACGATATGGAGACCGCCCTCAACTCGGGCCTCCCGTTGAAGGAGCCCGAACTCGTCGACCAGCTCCTTCCCGGACTGGAAGACGAGGTGCTGGACATCAACATGGTCCAGCGGATGACCGACTCCGGACGACGCGTGAAGTTCCGCTGTGTCGTCGCCGTCGGCAACCGCGACGGCTTCATCGGCTACGCCGAAGGCCGAGACGATCAGGTCGGCTCTGCCATCCAGAAGGCGATCGGTATCGCGAAGCTGAACATGATCCAGGTGCCCCGCGGATCGGGGTCCTGGGAGGACCGTTCGGACCGGCCCCACTCGCTGACCCGACGGACGACCGGCAAGGCCGGCTCCGTCGAGGTCGAGGTCATCCCCGCCCCCGAAGGGCTCGGGCTGGCCGCCAGTGACACCGTCCGGCACGTCCTCGAGTTGGCAGGCATCGAGAACGCCTGGACCAAGAGCCACGGCAACACCCGAACGACGGTGAACCTGGCGAAGGCGACGTTCAACGCCCTCGAGAACGCCTCTCAGTCGCGCCGGCCGCGCCGGAATCGCGGCAGCGAGGGTGCCGAGGTGAGCGAGTGA
- a CDS encoding uL15m family ribosomal protein produces the protein MTSKKRRQRGSRTHSGGSHKNRRGAGHRGGRGRAGRSKHEFHNYEPKGKHGFKRPHDIREDVAEIDVQKLDEDAILYVADDLAEETDGGYELDARDIVEDGHEVDVVKVLGSGQVRNELTVTADAFSDAAEEKLEAAGGEAVLSERGEERAAEDEAEADAEQDEE, from the coding sequence ATGACGAGCAAAAAACGACGCCAGCGCGGCTCGCGGACCCACAGCGGCGGTTCCCACAAGAATCGACGCGGTGCGGGCCACCGCGGTGGACGCGGCCGTGCCGGGCGCAGCAAACACGAGTTCCACAACTACGAACCGAAGGGCAAACACGGCTTCAAGCGACCGCACGACATCCGCGAGGATGTCGCCGAGATCGACGTCCAGAAACTCGACGAGGACGCGATCCTCTACGTCGCCGACGACCTCGCCGAGGAGACCGACGGCGGCTACGAACTCGACGCGCGCGATATCGTCGAGGACGGCCACGAGGTCGACGTCGTCAAGGTCCTCGGCTCGGGGCAGGTTCGCAACGAACTGACCGTCACCGCGGACGCCTTCTCCGACGCAGCGGAAGAGAAACTCGAGGCCGCTGGCGGCGAGGCGGTTCTCTCCGAGCGCGGCGAGGAGCGGGCGGCCGAGGACGAGGCCGAAGCCGACGCTGAACAGGACGAGGAATAA
- a CDS encoding 50S ribosomal protein L19e, which produces MTDLSAQKRLAADVLDVGKNRVWLDPDAQGDIAEAITRDEIRELVDEGRIRAADSSGNSRGRARERNEKRAYGHQKGQGKRRGKKGARQNEKEEWQNKIRAQRRKLRELRDKGELTPTQYRELYKKAGGGEFRSVRYLLNYIDDNYGDQ; this is translated from the coding sequence ATGACTGATCTCTCCGCACAGAAGCGACTGGCTGCCGACGTCTTGGACGTCGGCAAGAACCGCGTCTGGCTCGACCCCGACGCCCAGGGCGACATCGCCGAAGCGATCACTCGCGACGAGATCCGCGAACTGGTCGACGAGGGTCGCATTCGGGCGGCCGACTCGTCGGGCAACTCCCGCGGTCGCGCCCGCGAGCGCAACGAGAAACGCGCATACGGCCACCAGAAGGGCCAGGGCAAGCGCCGCGGCAAGAAAGGCGCACGCCAGAACGAGAAAGAGGAGTGGCAGAACAAGATCCGCGCACAGCGACGGAAGCTGCGCGAACTCCGCGACAAGGGCGAGCTGACGCCCACGCAGTACCGCGAGCTCTACAAGAAGGCTGGCGGCGGGGAGTTCCGCAGCGTCCGGTACCTGTTGAACTACATCGACGACAACTACGGTGACCAATAA
- a CDS encoding 30S ribosomal protein S8 produces the protein MTGNDPLSNALSGLDNAESVGHLTHEVTPASNEIGSVLEVFYDRGYIDGFEYVDDGKAGQFEVELKGAINECGPIKPRYAVGAQDFEKWEKRYLPARDFGALVVTTSSGIMSHYEAREQGIGGQVIAYVY, from the coding sequence ATGACCGGAAACGATCCACTCAGCAACGCGCTCTCGGGACTCGACAACGCCGAGAGCGTGGGTCATCTCACCCACGAGGTAACGCCCGCCTCGAACGAGATCGGCAGCGTGCTCGAGGTCTTCTACGACCGCGGGTACATCGACGGCTTCGAGTACGTCGACGACGGCAAAGCCGGTCAGTTCGAGGTCGAACTGAAAGGAGCGATCAACGAGTGCGGCCCCATCAAGCCCCGCTACGCGGTCGGCGCCCAGGACTTCGAGAAGTGGGAGAAACGGTATCTCCCCGCTCGAGACTTCGGTGCCCTCGTCGTCACGACGAGCAGTGGCATCATGAGCCACTACGAGGCGCGTGAGCAGGGTATTGGGGGCCAGGTGATCGCGTACGTCTACTAA
- a CDS encoding DUF7410 domain-containing protein produces the protein MATDSALEREYDVPPDHAPGATCPYCGRPFRSEQYVTFHIGVDHAEECSEAELEAFEEERDDEEYDLFTFHFKAAISVFLIYFLFTFVYALVWAG, from the coding sequence ATGGCGACCGACAGCGCGCTCGAGCGAGAGTACGACGTGCCGCCGGACCACGCGCCCGGCGCGACCTGTCCGTACTGCGGTCGGCCGTTTCGATCCGAGCAGTACGTAACCTTCCACATCGGCGTCGACCACGCCGAGGAGTGTTCCGAGGCCGAACTCGAGGCCTTCGAGGAGGAGCGCGACGACGAGGAGTACGACTTGTTCACGTTCCACTTCAAGGCGGCAATCTCCGTCTTCCTGATCTACTTCCTGTTTACTTTCGTCTACGCGCTGGTCTGGGCGGGGTGA
- a CDS encoding 50S ribosomal protein L30: MKAIVQIRGEVNRQEDVQDTLSMLNIHNVNHCTLVPETDAYEGMIAKVNDYVAVGEPDADVLETLLAKRAEPLEGKQADVDEEWLAEHTEYDDFGGLAEALLAEETTLRDEGLSPTLRLHPPRGGHDGIKKPTVEGGQLGKHTTGQINDLLESMR, encoded by the coding sequence ATGAAGGCGATCGTCCAGATTCGCGGCGAAGTGAATCGACAGGAAGACGTTCAGGACACCCTGTCGATGCTTAACATCCACAACGTCAACCACTGCACGCTCGTCCCCGAGACCGATGCGTACGAGGGGATGATCGCGAAGGTCAACGACTACGTCGCCGTCGGCGAGCCCGATGCCGACGTGCTCGAGACCCTGCTCGCGAAGCGAGCGGAGCCCCTCGAGGGCAAGCAGGCGGACGTCGACGAGGAGTGGCTCGCCGAGCACACCGAGTACGACGATTTCGGCGGCCTTGCCGAGGCGCTCCTCGCGGAGGAGACGACGCTTCGTGACGAGGGACTGTCACCGACGCTTCGACTTCACCCGCCGCGGGGAGGTCACGACGGTATCAAGAAGCCGACCGTCGAGGGCGGCCAACTCGGAAAGCATACAACGGGGCAGATTAACGACCTGCTAGAATCGATGCGATAA
- a CDS encoding ferredoxin--NADP reductase: MTRTATIVDTYRLAPEVKGFRLRVPGEELAFDPGQHTTVRFDADGKEVVRPYSPTTLPGTDEIEIGEFEGNLSLEEPDRDIALLASGTGLTPLLSILRQYARDGSGDAHLVFGERTADSIFHRSTLNELAATYDSVTVTYTLSDPGWDWLDRAGYVQEHVEDLFDGFEERDCYVCGVPAMVVETTERLRELGAPDERIHSEGWESDAAADERD; this comes from the coding sequence ATGACGCGGACAGCCACGATCGTCGACACGTACCGGCTCGCACCGGAGGTCAAGGGATTCCGCCTCCGCGTCCCCGGCGAGGAACTCGCGTTCGATCCCGGGCAGCACACCACCGTTCGGTTCGACGCCGACGGGAAGGAGGTCGTCCGCCCGTACAGTCCGACGACCCTCCCCGGCACCGACGAGATCGAGATCGGCGAGTTCGAGGGGAACCTCTCCCTCGAGGAGCCCGACCGCGATATCGCTCTGCTCGCGAGTGGGACCGGCCTCACGCCGTTGCTCTCGATCCTCCGGCAGTACGCCCGCGACGGCAGCGGCGACGCGCACCTCGTCTTCGGCGAGCGGACGGCCGACTCGATCTTCCACCGGAGCACGCTCAACGAGCTGGCCGCAACGTACGACTCCGTTACGGTGACCTACACCCTGTCGGACCCCGGGTGGGACTGGCTCGATCGCGCCGGCTACGTCCAAGAGCACGTAGAAGACCTCTTCGACGGGTTCGAAGAGCGGGATTGCTACGTCTGCGGTGTCCCGGCGATGGTCGTCGAGACGACCGAGCGGCTCCGGGAGCTGGGCGCCCCCGACGAACGGATCCACAGCGAGGGGTGGGAATCGGACGCGGCCGCCGACGAGCGAGACTGA